GGCTGCCAGGTGGCGGTGTTCGGCCTGGGGTGCTTCTGGGGCGCGGAGAAGAAGTTCTGGCAGACGCCGGGCGTGTACAGCACGTCGGTGGGCTACGCGGCGGGCCCCACGCCCAACCCCACCTACCGCGAGGTGTGCTCGGGGATGACGGGCCACAACGAGGTGGTGCGCGTCGTGTTCGACCCGGCGAAGGTGAGCTACGAGACGCTGCTGCGCGTGTTCTGGGAGAACCATGATCCGACGCAGGGCATGCGCCAGGGCAACGACGTGGGCACCCAGTACCGCTCGGGCATCTACACCACGGACGAGGCCCAGCGCCGCGCGGCCGGGCAGAGCCGCGAGGCCTACCAGCAGGCGCTGAAGGCCTCGGGGTACGGGGACATCACCACGGAAGTCCTCCCGGCGCCGGAGTTCTACTTCGCCGAGGACTACCACCAGCAGTACCTGGCCAAGAACCCGGACGGGTACTGCGGGCTGGGCGGCACCGGGGTGAGCTGCCCGGTGGGCCTGGGCGCCTCGCGCGCCTAGACGGCCTTGCTCGCGGCCGGGGCGGGGGGCAGGGACGCTCCCGCCTGGGCCCGCTCCAGGTGGGGGCCGAGCTGGCCCACCGCCATCAACCCCAGCATCCGGAAGTCGGAGATAAAGGACCAGAGGGGGTACTTGAAGGTGGCGGGCCGGTTCTTCTCGATGCCGAAGTGGCCCACCCAGGCGAGCCCATAGGCACACACCAGGGCGGCGGGAATGAGCGCGCCCCGGCCGGACCTCACGGCGACGGTGGCGATGCCCAGCCCCAGCGAGGTGCCCACGAAGTGCAGCCAGCGCGTGACAGGCTTCGAATGTTCGCGCAGATAGAACGGCCAGAACTCGGCGTAGGTGGCGATGCGCTCGGACATGGAAGCGTTCTCCCTCATGGTTGACTGGACCCCGAAGCCCAACCTCGCGGTGGACCTCAAACGCCTGTCCCTCTCGGCCGAAGAGGGCTTCGTGCTCTCGCGGCTGGATGGTGGCACGGCCGCCAGCCATCTGCCAGCGCTCACCGGGCTGCCGCCCGAGCGCCTTCAAGCCATCCTCCAGCGGCTGGTCGAGCAGGGCGCCCTCCAACCGCCTCCTTCAGCACAACGCGCCGCGGCGGCGCCCGCTTCCCCTCCGCCTTCCCAGGAGCCTCCCGAGGTCAGCGAGGCCCCGGAGGACGAGGAGCCCCTGGAAGCCCAGGCCAACCACCGGCAGCTCTTCGAGACGCGGCTTCACCCGCTGGACGAGAACACGCGCCAGGCCCGCGCCCATGCCGCCGAGGAGCCCGAGCTGTCCGCGTTCTGCTTCGACCCGGTGCCCGCCGTCATCAAGGCCGTGCT
This is a stretch of genomic DNA from Stigmatella aurantiaca. It encodes these proteins:
- the msrA gene encoding peptide-methionine (S)-S-oxide reductase MsrA, with protein sequence MFLSTKKLKIPSPAEALPGRAEPMPVPDKHFVLGTPLKAVPEGCQVAVFGLGCFWGAEKKFWQTPGVYSTSVGYAAGPTPNPTYREVCSGMTGHNEVVRVVFDPAKVSYETLLRVFWENHDPTQGMRQGNDVGTQYRSGIYTTDEAQRRAAGQSREAYQQALKASGYGDITTEVLPAPEFYFAEDYHQQYLAKNPDGYCGLGGTGVSCPVGLGASRA
- a CDS encoding DUF962 domain-containing protein is translated as MSERIATYAEFWPFYLREHSKPVTRWLHFVGTSLGLGIATVAVRSGRGALIPAALVCAYGLAWVGHFGIEKNRPATFKYPLWSFISDFRMLGLMAVGQLGPHLERAQAGASLPPAPAASKAV